The Arabidopsis thaliana chromosome 5, partial sequence genomic interval TTAggttttagttaattttggATGACATTTTTTGCTAGtatgatttaaaattattaaaacaacgaaaattagtaaaagttaaataaaattctataaccaaggaataaaaaatatgGATTTGCACTTATAGAAGTTGACAAAATCATTAGTTAAAAATTCGACAAATTGTGAGTGTGCtgtctgtttcttcttctttatattttcaattttttcgtGGCGGCATAAAGAGAGGAAACATATGGCAGACAAATTTGACTACAAAATTAAGCCATCGTATcattgatatgattttttaatattcaacTATTACTAGAATATTTGTATTCACAAATACTATCACTTTCGAGCCATAATactaatacaaaaaaacaagtttctACTACATAATCCCTGTTATTTGAAAGTTAATAACAAGAGCTATCCATTCGTAATGATGGCTacaattgttttggtttacgAATAAACTATACTACTATTTTAGTAGTTTTCTTTCTCAACGTAACCATTGTCAATTTTTCATGCGTGACAATTTGGACCCACCTCAAACTTGCACCAATGGCCATATGGGATGCCATAATAAACACAAATCTTACTTTATAATATGAGGCGTGGATAGATCCTTAATTTTCGAGGATTAAAATGACTTTATGAGTTTACCATCACCTAAGGcgtggagaaaaaaaaaagagttatcaCCCGAAGGCATTAAAATCAACCACCTTTCCGTGAGACAAACCCAAGTGAAATGTTTAGTACTTGTCTATCTCAAAACGCCAAAGTCCAAACTCAATTCATTACATTGAAACTCCATTAGTAACAGTTAGGTTTTGTTTCTCAGACGTATATAGTCCATACgcaaaagaaaattcttatatatacTACTTATAGTTTTCATGGTAACATCATTAagtaaattacaaatataataatctaCAATGACTCGGTTTTCTACTTATAAAGTTTGTTGTCTGAAGTAAACTAGTTCTAGTAATTTAGaactagataaaaacaaaCGATCGCAGTGTAAGTAGGGAAGATTAATTGTGTTAGTTGGTGAACTAAACCCGTTAATATATACTACCACAACCATTAATTTCTatcttaattttctaaaaaataatatacgCCCAAAAATTAAATCGCCACCAAACTCACCAATGTGAATTTTCAGTTAGAGAAGTCAGTTCAACCGATTTTCTCAATGGCTCAATGCTATTGACATTTATTCttcattattaatattatgatTCTAACTCCCAAAGAAGCGTCTGTAGCTCAGTGGATAGAGCGTCTGTTTCCTAAGCAGAAGGTCGTAGGTTCGACCCCTACCTGACGCGTTTATTTTGTAtccttttatcaaaaaaagttttataagcCCATTAGCCCAGCCCAAAAGAGTCGAGACAccagaaaaactgaaaataagaCCTTGTCATTTTTTAGCACAAGGACCGAGTACAAACAGTGAAACACACACACGCACACACAAGAAACAAGAGTAAGAAAAAGGCTATATTACACACAGCAACAAGGGATCTGCTCAACGACCATGTTGAGCACTTGAAAACGTTACCGTAGCTCCACCAGAGCTTACCGATGTAGTATTCGAAGAGGATACATGATATGTTGCGACAGGCATTTTGGTCGGAAGATGAGGCACTGGTGCTTCAAGATTCAAGACTTGGATTGCTTGTTTTATTGAAGGCCTCGTGTTTACATCAGGATGAGCACACCATAATCCTACAATCATGAGACATTCTGCTTGTTTCTCATCGAAACCACCGATCCTGAGTTTCTCGTCGATAGCTGTAATAACTTCTCCTTTTCCATAAAGGTCCCACATTTTCTCTACAAGGTTTGTTACAGGCTCTACTCTTCCTTGTCTTCGATCCACAGATTTTCTTCCTGTAACAATCTCTAATGTAACCACTCCAAAGCTATACACATCAGATTCTTTGCTCGCCCTTCCGGTGCTTATGTATTCAGGAGCCATGTAACCAAATGTTCCTGCTAACCCTGTAGTCTGTGGACCTAGCTCGTGGTCCATCAATCTAGCCAACCCGAAATCACCAAGCTTGGCATTGAAATTGGAGTCGAGCATCACATTACTCGCCTTGATGTCTCTGTGTACAACACACTGCTCCCACTCCTCGTGAAGATAAAGCAGTGCAGAGGCGAGACCGAGAGTTATTTTGCATCTCACATGCCAAGCGAGATGCGGCTTTTTACCAAATAGATGGGCGTCAAGGCTACCATTTGGCATGAACTCGTATATCATTAGAAACTCATCTTTCTCATGGCACCAACCAATGAGTTGCACAAGGTTTCGATGTCTCAAACTGCTGATTATCTTTACTTCGGTTACGAACTCTCTTTTTCCCTGCTTAGACCCACCCGCAAACTTCTTTATCGCAACCATCATATCTAAGCTGTTTAAGTACCCTCTATAAACCGCTCCAAACCCTCCTTCCCCTAGCTTCCTATCATCTGCGAAATTGTTTGCAGCTGATGCAAGATCTTTATAAGTAAACTTTCTTGGTCCTGCTCCTCTTTCGAGATCTTCATTTATCGATGTTAAGTTTTCTGTCtcctctgctttcttcttctgctgcttcCGTTTCAAGAAGACGATGAGCGAGGTAATAAAAAAGGTCAGCAAAACGAACCCAGAAACTGAAATACCAATTATCATCCCCTTCTTGTCATTCTGACTTTTCTTTATATCTATTAGCTCCAGGCTTGAACTGAACTCCCATGACAGAAGTCTATTTCCCTCGGTGACCCCTCCAGATGTCGCAGAAAACCCAATTGTAACTTCTGATGGCAGTACCTTTGAGAGATCAATGATGTAAGATAGGCTTGAATTCTCCAGAGGATCAGATGTTAAGTCGTAAGTCCAAGAGACACTCAAGTTTCTTC includes:
- a CDS encoding Concanavalin A-like lectin protein kinase family protein (Concanavalin A-like lectin protein kinase family protein; FUNCTIONS IN: kinase activity; INVOLVED IN: protein amino acid phosphorylation; LOCATED IN: endomembrane system; EXPRESSED IN: root; CONTAINS InterPro DOMAIN/s: Legume lectin, beta chain (InterPro:IPR001220), Protein kinase, ATP binding site (InterPro:IPR017441), Serine/threonine-protein kinase-like domain (InterPro:IPR017442), Concanavalin A-like lectin/glucanase, subgroup (InterPro:IPR013320), Protein kinase-like domain (InterPro:IPR011009), Serine/threonine-protein kinase, active site (InterPro:IPR008271), Protein kinase, catalytic domain (InterPro:IPR000719), Concanavalin A-like lectin/glucanase (InterPro:IPR008985); BEST Arabidopsis thaliana protein match is: Concanavalin A-like lectin protein kinase family protein (TAIR:AT5G65600.1); Has 1807 Blast hits to 1807 proteins in 277 species: Archae - 0; Bacteria - 0; Metazoa - 736; Fungi - 347; Plants - 385; Viruses - 0; Other Eukaryotes - 339 (source: NCBI BLink).), yielding MANSILLFSFVLVLPFVCSVQFNISRFGSDVSEIAYQGDARANGAVELTNIDYTCRAGWATYGKQVPLWNPGTSKPSDFSTRFSFRIDTRNVGYGNYGHGFAFFLAPARIQLPPNSAGGFLGLFNGTNNQSSAFPLVYVEFDTFTNPEWDPLDVKSHVGINNNSLVSSNYTSWNATSHNQDIGRVLIFYDSARRNLSVSWTYDLTSDPLENSSLSYIIDLSKVLPSEVTIGFSATSGGVTEGNRLLSWEFSSSLELIDIKKSQNDKKGMIIGISVSGFVLLTFFITSLIVFLKRKQQKKKAEETENLTSINEDLERGAGPRKFTYKDLASAANNFADDRKLGEGGFGAVYRGYLNSLDMMVAIKKFAGGSKQGKREFVTEVKIISSLRHRNLVQLIGWCHEKDEFLMIYEFMPNGSLDAHLFGKKPHLAWHVRCKITLGLASALLYLHEEWEQCVVHRDIKASNVMLDSNFNAKLGDFGLARLMDHELGPQTTGLAGTFGYMAPEYISTGRASKESDVYSFGVVTLEIVTGRKSVDRRQGRVEPVTNLVEKMWDLYGKGEVITAIDEKLRIGGFDEKQAECLMIVGLWCAHPDVNTRPSIKQAIQVLNLEAPVPHLPTKMPVATYHVSSSNTTSVSSGGATVTFSSAQHGR